A part of Ammospiza caudacuta isolate bAmmCau1 chromosome 5, bAmmCau1.pri, whole genome shotgun sequence genomic DNA contains:
- the TMTC3 gene encoding protein O-mannosyl-transferase TMTC3 — translation MADVSLKEAALIVGVVAACYWNSLFCGFVFDDVSAILDNKDLHPSTPLRNLFQNDFWGTPMSEERSHKSYRPLTVLTFRLNYLFSELNAVSYHFLNLVFHVVVCIVFLKVCKLFLDNRSSVVASLLFAVHPIHTEAVTGVVGRAELLSSIFFLAAFLSYTKSKGPDNTIVWTPIAVTVFLVAVATLCKEQGITVVGICCVYEVFIAQGYTLPALLDTAVQILRGKGSIPFSMLQTLLKLIVLMFSTLLLVVVRVQVIQSQLPVFTRFDNPAAVSPSPARQLTFNYLLPVNAWLLLNPSELCCDWTMGTIPLVESLLDVRNIATLTFFCFLGSLMVFSLRYPGDSSKTVLMALCLIVLPFIPASNLFFPVGFVVAERVLYVPSMGFCILVAHGWKKLSNKSVLRKISWVCLAAVLFTHALKTLHRNWDWESEYTLFMSALKVNKNNAKLWNNVGHALENEKNFERALQFFIQATQVQPDDIGAHMNVGRTYKNLNKTKEAEESYMIAKSLMPQIIPGKKYAARVAPNHLNVYINLANLIRANESRLEEADQLYRQAISMRPDFKQAYISRGELLLKMNKPLKAKEAYLRALELDRTNADLWYNLAIVYIELKDPTEALKNFNRALELNPTHKLALFNSALLMQESGDARLRPEAKQRLLHYVKEEPQDSNGYFNLGMLAMDDKKDVEAEAWMKKAIRLQPNFRSALFNLALLYSQTGKELMALPVLEDLLRYYPDHTKGLILKGDILMNQKKDIVGAKKCFEKILELDPKNVQGKHNLCVVYFEEKDLIKAEKCLVETLALAPHEEYIQRHLNIVRSKIASLGAMEQSSLPSDGTAATEAKKNSFQNLKEAKSEKTTTQSTVDNKEHSKNKKPTEKSSVDKEIPKKSTKEIKDIEKKRVAALKRLEEIERILNGE, via the exons TAATAGTTGGTGTGGTGGCAGCCTGCTACTGGAACAGTCtcttttgtgggtttgtttttgatGATGTTTCAGCAATATTGGACAATAAAGATTTGCATCCTTCTACTCCATTAAGAAATCTGTTTCAGAATGACTTCTGGGGCACTCCAATGTCTGAG gagAGGAGTCATAAATCTTATCGTCCCCTTACAGTTCTAACGTTTCGCTTAAACTACTTGTTCAGTGAGTTAAATGCAGTTTCTTACCACTTTCTAAATCTGGTCTTTCATGTGGTGGTTTGCATAGTCTTCCTCAAGGTCTGTAAGCTCTTCCTGGACAACAGGAGCAGTGTAGTTGCATCCTTGCTCTTCGCAGTGCACCCAATACATACTGAAGCG gtaaCTGGAGttgtgggcagagcagagcttttatcgtctatttttttcctagctgCTTTTTTGTCATACACAAAGTCTAAAGGTCCGGATAATACCATAG TGTGGACACCAATTGCAGTGACTGTATTTCTAGTAGCTGTTGCAACACTGTGTAAAGAACAAGGAATAACAGTGGTGGGGATATGCTGTGTGTATGAAGTCTTTATTGCTCAAGGG tACACCTTGCCAGcattattggacacagctgtacAGATTCTTCGAGGAAAGGGCAGTATTCCTTTCTCTATGCTCCAAACACTGTTGAAGCTCATAGTCCTAATGTTCAGTACACTCCTGCTTGTAGTTGTCAGAGTCCAGGTTATCCAGTCTCAGCTTCCAGTGTTTACAAG GTTTGATAACCCAGCTGCTGTTAGTCCATCCCCAGCAAGACAGCTGACTTTCAACTACCTCCTCCCTGTAAATGCTTGGCTTCTTCTCAATCCCTCAGAATTATGCTGCGACTGGACAATGGGAACTATTCCTCTTGTGGAGTCTTTGTTAGATGTTAGAAATATTGCCACCCTTACCTTCTTTTGCTTTCTGGGATCTTTGATGGTCTTCAGTCTCCGATACCCCGGAGATTCCTCCAAGACAGTATTGATG GCTCTCTGCTTAATAGTGCTACCATTCATTCCTGCGTCAAACctgttttttcctgttggaTTTGTAGTTGCAGAGCGAGTGTTATATGTTCCTAGCATGGGATTCTGCATTTTAGTAGCACATGGATGGAAGAAATTATCAAATAAAAG tGTACTAAGAAAAATTTCTTGGGTTTGTTTGGCTGCGGTGCTGTTCACTCATGCCTTAAAAACACTGCACAGAAACTGGGATTGGGAGTCGGAGTACACTTTGTTCATGTCTGCTTTAAAG GTGAATAAGAACAATGCAAAACTATGGAACAATGTGGGGCATGcattagaaaatgaaaaaaattttgaaagagCTCTGCAGTTTTTCATACAGGCCACACAAGTGCAACCAG ATGATATTGGTGCCCACATGAATGTAGGAAGAACTTACAAGaacctaaacaaaacaaaagaagctgaagaatCGTATATGATTGCTAAATCATTGATGCCACAG ATTATTCCAGGGAAAAAGTATGCAGCAAGAGTTGCTCCTAACCATTTAAATGTTTATATCAATCTTGCAAACTTAATTCGTGCAAACGAATCTCGCCTCGAAGAAGCAGATCAGTTGTATCGACAAGCAATTAGTATGAGGCCGGATTTCAAACAGGCTTACATCAGCAG GGGagaattacttttaaaaatgaacaaaccTCTGAAAGCCAAGGAAGCTTACCTTAGAGCTCTAGAACTAGACAGAACCAATGCAGACCTGTGGTACAACTTGGCAATTGTTTACATTGAACTGAAAGACCCAACAGAAGCCCTGAAGAATTTCAACCGAGCTCTAGAACTCAACCCAACGCATAAACTGGCGTTATTCAACTCAGCGCTGCTAATGCAGGAATCTG GTGATGCTCGACTTAGACCTGAAGCTAAGCAAAGACTGCTACATTATGTGAAAGAAGAACCACAGGATTCAAATGGGTACTTCAATTTGGGTATGCTGGCAATGGATGACAAAAAGGACGTGGAAGCAGAGGCGTGGATGAAGAAAGCTATAAGGTTACAACCCAACTTCCGAAGTGCTTTGTTCAATTTGGCCCTGCTTTATTCTCAGACAGGAAAAGAATTGATGGCTTTGCCTGTCTTGGAAGACCTACTGAGATACTACCCTGATCATACCAAAGGTCTGATTTTGAAAGGTGATATCCTTATGAACCAAAAGAAGGATATTGTTGGAGCAAAAAAGTGTTTTGAAAAAATTTTGGAACTGGATCCCAAAAATGTACAAGGAAAACATAATCTTTGTGTGGTTTATTTTGAGGAAAAGGATTtaataaaggcagaaaaatgtCTGGTTGAAACACTAGCACTGGCACCTCATGAAGAGTATATTCAGCGTCATCTAAACATAGTTAGAAGTAAAATTGCATCACTTGGTGCTATGGAACAGTCATCACTTCCATCAGATGGGACTGCAGctacagaagcaaaaaaaaactcATTTCAGAAtttgaaagaagcaaaaagTGAGAAGACAACCACCCAATCAACAGTTGATAATAAAGAGCACTCAAAAAACAAGAAACCAACAGAGAAAAGCAGTGTGGACAAAGAGATTCCCAAAAAATCtacaaaagaaatcaaagaCATTGAGAAAAAGAGAGTTGCTGCATTGAAAAGACTAGAAGAAATTGAGCGTATATTAAATGGTGAATAG